The Ornithorhynchus anatinus isolate Pmale09 chromosome Y3, mOrnAna1.pri.v4, whole genome shotgun sequence genome has a window encoding:
- the LOC114808687 gene encoding rab-like protein 6: MLSALKKLVGSEAGAGRERPIPAGLQSMNRALQRRFAKGVQYNMKIVIRGDRNTGKTTLWHRLQGKAFIEEYIPTQEIQVTSIHWNYKTTDDIVKVEVWDVVDKGKRAPTSSAASSGSAACSPPIGENKSFPFLRIRPAVLFAEPLLCAKPRA; this comes from the exons ATGCTGTCGGCGCTGAAGAAGCTGGTGGGttcggaggcgggggcggggcgggagcggcCCATCCCGGCCGGCCTCCAGTCGATGAACCGGGCCCTGCAGAGGAGGTTCGCCAAGGGCGTCCAGTACAACA tgaAAATCGTGATCCGAGGAGACAGGAATACTGGAAAAACCACTCTGTGGCACCGACTCCAAGGAAAGGCGTTTATCGAGGAGTACATTCCCACTCAGGAGATCCAGGTCACCAGTATCCACTGGAACTATAAAA cCACCGACGATATCGTGAAGGTCGAAGTCTGGGATGTGGTCGACAAGGGTAAGCGCGCTCCCACCTCGTCGGCGGCCTCCTCCGGATCGGCTGCTTGTTCCCCCCCGATCGGGGAAAAcaaatcctttccttttcttcgaaTCCGGCCAGCGGTGCTGTTTGCTGAGCccctgctgtgtgccaagccccgaGCTTAA